A single region of the Salvia splendens isolate huo1 chromosome 18, SspV2, whole genome shotgun sequence genome encodes:
- the LOC121777172 gene encoding callose synthase 2-like, with protein MAYQRRGADGPPQRRILRTQTAGNLGESMDSEVVPSSLVEIAPILRVANEVEPINPRVAYLCRFYAFEKAHRLDPTSSGRGVRQFKTALLQRLERENETTLTARKGSDAREMKNFYQLYYRKYIEALQTADKADRARLTKAYQTAAVLFEVLKAVNLTEAIELDDEILEKHTVVKEKTQIYVPYNILPLDPESSHQAIMRYPEIQASVAALRNTRGLPWPKGYNRKADEDILDWLQAMFGFQKHSVANQREHLILLLANVHIRQPKPDHQPKLDDRALTEVMRKLFKNYRKWCKYLGRKSSLWLPTIQQEVQQRKLLYMGLYLLIWGEAANLRFMPECLCYIYHHMAFELYGLLAGSVSPTTGEHIKPAYGGDEEAFLKKVVTPIYNVIAKEALRIRGGRSKHSQWRNYDDLNEYFWSVNCFRLGWPMRADADFFCLPIDNINADRSEDRESVQADRWIGKINFVEIRSFWHLFRSHDRMWSFFILCLQAMIIIAWNGSGDISAVFETDVFKKVLSIFITAAILKLVQAVLDIIMSWKARMSMSLHVKLRYVLKFVSAATWVIVLPVTYAYSWKNPSGFGQTIKGWFGGGGSGSPSLFMIAVFIYLSPNMLSALLFLFPLIRRNLERSDYRVVRLMMWWSQPRLYVGRGMQESTFSVAKYTIYWVLLLAAKLAFSFYVEIKPLVRPTKEIMKIHIGKYQWHEFFPQAKKNIGVVIALWAPIIIVYFMDTQIWYAIFSTIFGGIYGAFRRLGEIRTLGMLRSRFESLPGAFNAFLIPVEKDEKPKGLRATFSRKFPEIHSNTDKEAAKFSQMWNKIIESFREEDLINNKEMNLLLVPYRADRELDLIQWPPFLLASKLPIALDMAKDSNGRDKELNKRLNTDPYMRCAIRECYASCKNIINLLVLGEHEKVVIDEIFTKVDYHIGQGNLLKELNMSALPNLYKQFVELIEILSKNIKEDRDQLVIVLLNMLEVVTRDIMEDSVPSMLDSSHGNSYGMDQGMTPLDQQHQYFGSVNFPIIKETEAWKEKIGRLHLLLTVKESAMDVPSNIEARRRISFFSNSLFMDMPLAPKVRNMLSFSILTPYYDEEVIFSVDLLEKPNEDGVSILFYLQKIFPDEWENFLERVGCHSEDDLKGTPELEEELRLWASYRGQTLTKTVRGMMYYRQALELQAFLDMAKEEDLMKGYKAAELNSEEQVKNENSLLTQCQAVADLKFTYVVSCQQYGTQKRSGDRRATDILKLMTKYPSLRVAYVDEVEETGGDKHRKKVEKVYYSSLVKAMPKSVDSSEPDQKLDQVIYRIKLPGNAILGEGKPENQNHAIIFTRGEGLQTIDMNQDNYMEEAFKMRNLLQEFLKTHGVRKPTILGLREHIFTGSVSSLAWFMSNQENSFVTIGQRLLADPLKVRFHYGHPDVFDRLFHLTRGGVSKASKIINLSEDIFAGFNSTLRGGNVTHHEYMQVGKGRDVGLNQISLFEAKIACGNGEQTVSRDIYRLGHRFDFFRMLSCYFTTVGFYFSTLLTVLTVYVFLYGRLYLVLSGLEQELSNHPAIRDNKPLQVALASQSFVQIGLLMALPMMMEIGLEQGFRHALTDFILMQLQLAPVFFTFSLGTRTHYYGRTLLHGGARYMATGRGFVVFHAKFAENYRLYSRSHFVKGIELMILLLVYHIFGRTYRGVVAYVLITVSVWILVGTWLFAPFLFNPSGFEWQKIVDDWTDWIKWMNNRGGIGVPPEKSWESWWEKEQEHLLHSGTRGTIFEILLSIRFFIYQYALIYHLSFTKKHDSILIYGLSWLVIFAVLLIVKVVSLGRRQFSADFQLVFRMIKGFIFLSCLSVLITLIALPHMTFQDVIVSILAFMPTGWGLLLIAQATKPLVVRLGIWGSVRTLARGYEMVIGLLLFTPVAFLAWFPFVSEFQTRMLFNQAFSRGLQISRILGGPKKDRSSSNKE; from the exons atggcTTATCAAAGAAGGGGGGCTGATGGGCCACCGCAGAGGCGGATTCTGCGGACTCAGACTGCAGGTAATTTGGGGGAGTCAATGGACAGTGAGGTGGTGCCCTCTTCTCTGGTTGAGATTGCGCCAATTCTTCGTGTTGCCAATGAGGTTGAGCCTATCAATCCTCGTGTTGCTTACCTGT GCCGTTTCTATGCGTTTGAGAAAGCTCACCGTCTAGATCCAACATCAAGCGGTCGTGGAGTTCGTCAGTTCAAAACTGCTCTTCTTCAACGCCTTGAACGA GAAAATGAGACAACATTAACAGCAAGAAAAGGAAGTGATGCACGTGAGATGAAGAATTTTTATCAGCTTTACTACAGGAAGTATATTGAGGCTTTGCAAACCGCTGATAAAGCAGACCG TGCTCGACTTACAAAAGCATACCAAACAGCTGCGGTGCTGTTTGAAGTCTTGAAGGCAGTAAATCTCACAGAAGCTATAGAATTGGATGATGAG ATATTGGAAAAGCACACTGTGGTCAAAGAAAAGACCCAAATATATGTGCCTTACAATATCCTTCCTCTTGACCCAGAAAGTTCACATCAAGCAATCATGAGATACCCAGAG ATTCAAGCTTCTGTTGCTGCACTTCGTAATACAAGAGGTCTTCCATGGCCAAAGGGATACAACAGAAAAGCTGATGAAGACATTTTAGATTGGCTTCAGGCTATGTTTGGTTTTCAG AAGCATAGTGTGGCGAACCAGAGGGAGCATCTGATTCTATTGCTTGCTAATGTACATATCAGGCAACCCAAACCTGATCACCAGCCCAAG TTGGATGATAGGGCACTTACAGAAGTTATGAGGAAGCTTTTCAAAAACTACAGGAAGTGGTGCAAGTATCTCGGTCGCAAGAGTAGCCTATG GTTGCCAACTATCCAGCAAGAAGTTCAGCAACGGAAGTTACTATATATGGGTCTATATCTTCTTATTTGGGGAGAAGCTGCAAACTTGCGATTCATGCCTGAATGTCTATGCTACATATATCatcat ATGGCATTTGAACTGTATGGCTTGCTTGCTGGAAGTGTTAGTCCAACGACGGGTGAGCATATTAAACCTGCCTATGGTGGTGATGAAGAGGCCTTTCTGAAGAAAGTTGTAACTCCCATTTACAACGTGATTGCCAAG GAAGCTTTGCGTATTAGAGGAGGAAGATCTAAGCATTCTCAATGGAGAAATTATGATGATTTGAACGAATACTTCTG GTCAGTTAATTGTTTCAGACTAGGTTGGCCAATGCGTGCTGATGCTGATTTCTTCTGCCTTCCCATAGACAATATCAATGCAGACAGAAGCGAG GATAGAGAATCCGTTCAAGCAGATCGATGGATAGGAAAAATCAACTTTGTTGAAATACGTTCTTTTTGGCACTTATTTAGGAGTCACGATAGGATGTGGAGCTTCTTTATTTTATGCCTACAG GCAATGATCATAATTGCCTGGAATGGATCTGGTGATATAAGTGCTGTATTTGAAACTGATGTGTTCAAGAAAGTATTAAGCATTTTCATCACAGCAGCAATTCTGAAACTTGTGCAAG CGGTTCTTGATATCATTATGAGCTGGAAAGCAAGGATGAGTATGTCACTGCATGTAAAGCTGAGATACGTACTAAAGTTTGTTTCTGCAGCAACATGGGTGATTGTATTACCTGTGACATATGCATACAGTTGGAAAAATCCTTCTGGATTCGGACAGACCATTAAGGGATGGTTTGGTGGAGGTGGTTCGGGTTCCCCTTCTTTGTTCATGATTGCGGTTTTTATCTACTTATCTCCAAATATGCTCTCtgctttgttatttttatttcctttgatCCGAAGGAATCTTGAAAGATCAGATTACAGAGTTGTAAGGCTCATGATGTGGTGGTCACAG CCTCGGCTCTATGTTGGAAGGGGAATGCAAGAGAGCACATTTTCTGTGGCCAA GTACACTATCTACTGGGTTCTCCTTTTGGCAGCAAAGTTGGCATTTAGCTTTTATGTAGAG ATAAAGCCTCTCGTACGTCCAACTAAAGAAATCATGAAGATCCATATAGGCAAATATCAGTGGCATGAGTTCTTCCCTCAAG CAAAAAAGAACATTGGGGTCGTGATTGCTCTATGGGCTCCCATTATTATT GTATACTTTATGGACACTCAGATTTGGTATGCTATCTTTTCCACCATATTTGGAGGTATATATGGGGCATTTCGTCGTCTTGGAGAG ATTCGAACATTGGGAATGCTTAGGTCTCGCTTTGAGTCACTGCCTGGTGCTTTTAATGCTTTCTTGATTCCGGTAGAAAAAGATGAAAAGCCAAAGGGACTAAGAGCCACATTCTCCCGCAAATTCCCTGAG ATCCATTCTAATACGGATAAGGAGGCAGCAAAGTTCTCTCAGATGTGGAACAAAATAATTGAAAGTTTTAGGGAGGAGGATCTAATAAATAACAA GGAAATGAATCTACTACTCGTTCCATATCGTGCTGACCGTGAGTTGGACCTTATTCAGTGGCCTCCTTTTTTACTTGCTAGCAAG CTTCCTATAGCTCTTGATATGGCAAAAGATAGCAACGGGAGAGATAAGGAGCTTAATAAGAGATTGAACACCGACCCATACATGCGATGTGCTATTCGTGAATGCTATGCTTCTTGTAAAAACATCATCAACTTGTTGGTACTCGGAGAACATGAGAAAGT GGTTATAGATGAGATATTTACCAAAGTTGATTACCACATAGGTCAGGGTAATCTCTTGAAGGAACTTAACATGAGTGCACTTCCAAACCTCTATAAACAATTTGTGGAGCTGATAGAAATTTTG agtaaaaatataaaagaggACAGAGATCAACTGGTTATTGTCTTGCTTAATATGCTCGAGGTTGTAACAAGAGACATAATGGAAGATTCTGTTCCTAG TATGCTAGATTCTAGCCATGGTAATTCCTATGGGATGGATCAGGGGATGACCCCACTTGATCAACAACATCAGTACTTTGGGAGTGTTAATTTTCCAATAATAAAAGAAACAGAGGCATGGAAAGAGAAG ATTGGGCGGCTCCATCTCCTGCTCACAGTGAAGGAATCTGCTATGGATGTTCCATCTAATATAGAAGCCAGGAGGCGCATTTCATTCTTCTCAAACTCATTGTTTATGGACATGCCTCTTGCTCCCAAAGTCCGGAACATGCTCTCCTTTTC CATCTTAACTCCTTATTACGATGAAGAGGTTATCTTCTCTGTTGATTTGCTGGAAAAGCCAAATGAAGATGGTGTGTCAATACTCTTTTATCTTCAAAAGATTTTCCCAG ATGAATGGGAAAATTTTCTGGAACGAGTTGGATGCCACAGTGAAGATGATCTCAAGGGAACTCCAGAACTGGAGGAAGAGCTTCGGTTATGGGCATCGTATAGAGGCCAAACATTGACCAAAACTG TCCGGGGTATGATGTACTATCGGCAAGCTTTGGAGCTTCAGGCTTTCTTAGATATGGCAAAGGAGGAAG ATTTGATGAAAGGGTACAAGGCTGCCGAACTGAATTCGGAGGAAcaagtaaaaaatgaaaattcgtTACTAACGCAATGCCAAGCTGTGGCAGACTTGAAGTTCACGTACGTAGTGTCCTGCCAACAGTATGGAACTCAGAAAAGATCTGGTGATCGCCGCGCAACAGATATTTTAAAACTCATGACAAA GTATCCATCACTCCGGGTAGCTTATGTCGACGAGGTTGAAGAAACAGGTGGAGATAAGCACAGAAAAAAGGTTGAGAAAGTGTACTATTCATCTCTCGTAAAAGCTATGCCAAAGTCTGTTGACTCATCGGAGCCAGATCAGAAGTTGGACCAG GTTATTTACAGGATAAAACTTCCTGGAAATGCCATATTGGGTGAAGGCAAACCAGAGAATCAAAACCATGCTATAATATTCACCCGTGGTGAAGGCTTGCAAACCATTGACATGAACCAG GACAACTACATGGAAGAAGCTTTCAAAATGAGAAACCTATTGCAAGAGTTCCTCAAAACGCATGGTGTCAGGAAACCAACAATTCTCGGACTTAGAGAACACATATTTACTGGCAG TGTATCTTCACTTGCCTGGTTCATGTCAAATCAAGAGAATAGTTTTGTGACTATTGGCCAGCGATTGTTGGCCGATCCACTGAA GGTTCGTTTCCATTACGGTCACCCGGATGTATTTGATAGATTGTTTCACCTGACAAGAGGGGGTGTCAGCAAAGCTTCTAAGATCATCAACTTAAGCGAGGATATATTTGCAG GTTTCAATTCCACACTTCGTGGAGGCAATGTTACTCATCATGAATACATGCAAGTGGGTAAAGGAAGAGATGTTGGCCTCAATCAAATCTCACTTTTTGAAGCAAAGATAGCTTGTGGAAATGGGGAGCAGACTGTGAGCCGTGATATTTACAGGCTAGGACATCGCTTCGACTTCTTTCGCATGCTGTCATGCTATTTCACGACAGTTGGCTTCTATTTTAGCACTTTG CTTACTGTGCTCACGGTCTATGTGTTTCTATATGGGCGTCTTTATCTCGTTTTAAGTGGGCTTGAACAGGAGTTAAGTAACCATCCAGCAATACGAGACAACAAACCTCTTCAAGTTGCTCTTGCTTCACAGTCCTTTGTGCAAATTGGGCTGTTAATGGCTTTGCCTATGATGATGGAGATAGGGCTCGAGCAGGGTTTCCGTCATGCATTGACTGATTTTATTCTGATGCAACTGCAACTTGCTCCTGTATTTTTCACATTTTCTCTAGGAACAAGGACTCATTACTATGGTAGGACTTTGCTTCATGGAGGTGCACGATATATGGCCACAGGTCGAGGATTTGTCGTGTTCCATGCAAAGTTTGCTGAAAACTACAGATTGTATTCACGGAGCCACTTTGTCAAGGGAATTGAACTAATGATTTTACTGCTTGTTTATCACATATTTGGACGAACATACAGGGGTGTGGTTGCGTACGTGTTGATTACCGTGTCTGTATGGATTTTGGTGGGCACATGGCTCTTTGCTCCATTTCTCTTTAATCCTTCTGGTTTTGAATGGCAAAAAATAGTCGATGACTGGACGGATTGGATTAAATGGATGAATAATCGGGGAGGTATTGGAGTGCCTCCTGAAAAGAGTTGGGAATCATGGTGGGAGAAAGAGCAAGAGCATCTCTTGCACTCTGGAACACGTGGTACAATATTCGAGATATTGCTGTCGATACGTTTCTTCATTTATCAGTATGCACTTATTTATCATCTGAGCTTCACCAAGAAACACGATAGCATTCTG ATATACGGTCTTTCTTGGCTGGTCATCTTCGCAGTCCTCCTAATTGTAAAG GTTGTTTCGTTAGGCAGGCGGCAATTCAGTGCTGATTTTCAGCTCGTGTTTCGGATGATCAAGGGCTTCATCTTTCTTTCATGTCTTTCTGTTCTAATCACGCTAATCGCTCTTCCTCACATGACTTTCCAAGACGTTATAGTTAGCATCCTTGCATTTATGCCAACTGGATGGGGTTTACTTCTG ATTGCTCAAGCTACGAAACCATTGGTGGTTAGGCTTGGAATCTGGGGTTCAGTGCGGACGCTTGCACGGGGTTATGAAATGGTAATTGGGTTGCTATTATTCACTCCGGTTGCATTCTTGGCGTGGTTCCCTTTTGTGTCCGAGTTCCAGACTCGGATGCTGTTCAACCAAGCCTTCAGCAGAGGTCTGCAGATATCGCGTATTCTTGGTGGACCGAAGAAGGATCGTTCCTCCAGCAATAAAGAGTAA